One Actinomadura viridis genomic region harbors:
- a CDS encoding glycoside hydrolase family 78 protein: MRRTPSRLLILPASLLLAVTAGGVAPAAAAPAGGVRVLTATTEYGERPLGIDDPRPRLSWRLGAAGPDLRNQAQSAYEIHVATSPERLASGDVWDSGKVGSGQSVLVSYGGPALKPRTRYHWTVRVWDAAGRPSEWSRPTWWETGLLDGSTLGGRWIGHDSPLPLPTSFTGQNDPAQLTTGTQGQTFTSDKPVTEVSIPMPTWHTSDADVTVALYAGGPGGELLARRRVEDHADNAEVTLALDEPAPPGAYYVEQSEPSGKIGWWGHTGGGYEHGQAYKDGKPAAGDRRFSFRTVSTGADGLTSQLRKDFQVGKKVARARLYSTALGVYTAEINGRRVGDHELAPGWTDYNTRVQYQTYDVTKLLRAGGNAIGATLAPGWYAGHIAIFGPAQYGPRPWLRAQLQIDYTDGTSQKIVTDPSWRSATGPVQSSDLLMGESYDAREETPGWSRPGFDAAAWKPVLLNDQAKALPVAQPDAPTRVEREIRPVKITSPKAGVHIFDLGQNMVGTVRLRVSGEAGRTVTLRHGEVLNKDGGLYTGNLRTAKATDTYTLKGGGTTETYTPRYTFHGFRYVEVTGYPGTPGPDAVTGRVMHTSEPLTMSFKTDVPMLDQLHSNITWGQRGNFLTVPTDTPARDERMGWSGDINVFSRTATYNMDSARFLTKWMQDMRDAQSGDGAFPDVAPKVGFIGGGAAGWGDAGVTVPWNLYQAYGDRRVLETNYPAMRKWISYLENNSDGLLRPASGYGDWLNVDDETPKDVIGTAYFAYASTLVAKVARVLGKEDDAQGYDALAARVRAAFNGAYVTEGGARVKGDTQTAYVLALGMGLLPESARKPAADRLVELIKARDWHLSTGFLGTPQLLPVLTATGHTDVAYRLLRQRTFPSWGYQIDKGATTMWERWDSIKPDGSFQDEGMNSFNHYAYGAVGEWMYENITGIAAGEPGYRRIVIRPRPGGDVRRAEGRYDSVYGPIRTGWSVRDGRFDLSVSVPVNTTAEVWVPARSAAEVSQKGATFLRMQDGAAVFSVGSGSHRFSAPGAG, from the coding sequence GTGAGGCGAACACCGTCCAGACTGCTCATCCTCCCCGCGTCCCTGCTCCTGGCCGTCACCGCCGGAGGCGTCGCCCCCGCCGCGGCGGCCCCCGCCGGCGGCGTCCGCGTCCTGACGGCCACCACCGAGTACGGCGAACGGCCGCTCGGGATCGACGACCCGCGGCCCCGGCTGAGCTGGCGGCTCGGCGCGGCCGGACCGGACCTCCGGAACCAGGCGCAGTCGGCGTACGAGATCCACGTCGCCACCAGCCCGGAACGGCTCGCGTCCGGGGACGTCTGGGACAGCGGGAAGGTCGGCTCCGGCCAGTCCGTGCTGGTCTCCTACGGCGGTCCCGCGCTCAAGCCCCGCACCCGCTACCACTGGACCGTCCGCGTGTGGGACGCGGCGGGCCGCCCGTCGGAGTGGAGCAGGCCGACCTGGTGGGAGACCGGGCTGCTGGACGGCTCCACCCTCGGCGGCCGGTGGATCGGCCACGACTCGCCGCTCCCGCTGCCCACCTCCTTCACCGGGCAGAACGACCCCGCGCAGCTCACGACCGGCACGCAGGGGCAGACGTTCACCTCCGACAAGCCGGTCACCGAGGTGTCGATCCCGATGCCGACCTGGCACACCTCCGACGCCGACGTGACCGTCGCCCTGTACGCGGGCGGCCCGGGCGGCGAGCTCCTGGCGCGGCGCCGGGTGGAGGACCACGCCGACAACGCCGAGGTGACCCTGGCCCTGGACGAGCCCGCGCCGCCCGGCGCGTACTACGTCGAGCAGTCCGAGCCGTCCGGCAAGATCGGCTGGTGGGGGCACACCGGCGGCGGCTACGAGCACGGGCAGGCGTACAAGGACGGCAAGCCCGCCGCGGGTGACCGCCGGTTCTCGTTCCGGACCGTCTCCACCGGTGCCGACGGGCTGACCTCCCAGCTCCGCAAGGACTTCCAGGTCGGCAAGAAGGTCGCCCGGGCCCGGCTCTACTCCACCGCGCTGGGCGTCTACACCGCCGAGATCAACGGCCGCCGGGTCGGCGACCACGAGCTGGCGCCGGGCTGGACCGACTACAACACCCGCGTCCAGTACCAGACCTACGACGTCACCAAGCTGCTGCGCGCCGGCGGCAACGCCATCGGCGCCACCCTCGCGCCCGGCTGGTACGCCGGGCACATCGCCATCTTCGGGCCCGCCCAGTACGGACCGCGCCCGTGGCTGCGCGCCCAGCTGCAGATCGACTACACCGACGGCACCTCGCAGAAGATCGTCACCGACCCGAGCTGGCGCAGCGCCACCGGGCCCGTCCAGTCCTCCGACCTGCTGATGGGCGAGTCCTACGACGCGCGCGAGGAGACGCCGGGCTGGAGCCGGCCGGGCTTCGACGCCGCCGCCTGGAAGCCGGTCCTGCTCAACGACCAGGCCAAGGCCCTGCCCGTCGCCCAGCCCGACGCCCCGACCCGGGTCGAACGGGAGATCAGGCCGGTCAAGATCACCAGCCCCAAGGCGGGCGTGCACATCTTCGACCTGGGCCAGAACATGGTGGGCACGGTACGGCTGCGCGTCTCCGGCGAGGCCGGCAGGACCGTCACCCTCAGGCACGGCGAGGTCCTCAACAAGGACGGCGGCCTCTACACCGGCAACCTGCGCACCGCCAAGGCCACCGACACCTACACCCTCAAGGGCGGCGGGACCACCGAGACCTACACGCCCCGCTACACCTTCCACGGCTTCCGCTACGTCGAGGTGACCGGCTACCCGGGCACCCCCGGCCCGGACGCCGTCACCGGACGGGTCATGCACACCTCCGAGCCGCTGACCATGTCGTTCAAGACCGACGTGCCGATGCTCGACCAGCTGCACAGCAACATCACCTGGGGGCAGCGCGGCAACTTCCTCACCGTCCCCACCGACACCCCGGCCCGGGACGAGCGGATGGGCTGGTCGGGCGACATCAACGTGTTCTCCCGCACCGCCACCTACAACATGGACTCCGCGCGCTTCCTGACCAAGTGGATGCAGGACATGCGGGACGCCCAGTCCGGTGACGGGGCCTTCCCGGACGTCGCGCCGAAGGTCGGGTTCATCGGCGGCGGCGCCGCGGGCTGGGGCGACGCGGGCGTCACCGTCCCCTGGAACCTCTACCAGGCGTACGGCGACCGGCGGGTGCTCGAGACCAACTACCCCGCGATGCGGAAGTGGATCTCCTACCTGGAGAACAACAGCGACGGGCTGCTGCGCCCCGCCTCCGGCTACGGCGACTGGCTCAACGTCGACGACGAGACGCCCAAGGACGTCATCGGCACCGCCTACTTCGCCTACGCGAGCACCCTCGTCGCCAAGGTCGCCCGCGTGCTGGGCAAGGAGGACGACGCCCAGGGCTACGACGCCCTGGCCGCACGGGTGCGCGCCGCGTTCAACGGCGCCTACGTCACCGAGGGCGGCGCCCGCGTGAAGGGCGACACCCAGACCGCCTACGTCCTGGCGCTGGGCATGGGGCTGCTGCCCGAGAGCGCCCGCAAGCCCGCCGCCGACCGGCTGGTCGAGCTGATCAAGGCGCGGGACTGGCACCTGTCCACCGGGTTCCTCGGCACCCCGCAGCTGCTGCCCGTGCTCACCGCGACCGGGCACACCGACGTGGCCTACCGGCTGCTGCGGCAGCGGACCTTCCCGTCCTGGGGCTACCAGATCGACAAGGGCGCGACCACGATGTGGGAGCGCTGGGACTCCATCAAGCCGGACGGGAGCTTCCAGGACGAGGGCATGAACTCCTTCAACCACTACGCCTACGGGGCCGTGGGCGAGTGGATGTACGAGAACATCACCGGCATCGCCGCCGGTGAGCCCGGCTACCGGCGCATCGTGATCCGGCCCCGTCCGGGCGGCGACGTGCGCCGGGCCGAGGGCCGGTACGACTCGGTCTACGGCCCGATCCGCACCGGCTGGTCCGTCCGGGACGGACGCTTCGACCTGTCGGTGTCCGTGCCCGTGAACACCACCGCGGAGGTCTGGGTCCCGGCCCGGTCGGCCGCGGAGGTCTCCCAGAAGGGCGCCACGTTCCTGCGCATGCAGGACGGCGCCGCCGTCTTCTCCGTCGGCTCCGGCTCCCACCGCTTCTCCGCCCCCGGCGCCGGCTGA
- a CDS encoding bifunctional aldolase/short-chain dehydrogenase — MTATPPEVEQLLERAHTLGSDPRNTNYAGGNASAKGTVTDPVTARDIELMWVKGSGGDLGTLTEAGLAVLRLDRMRALVDVYPGVEREDEMVAAFDYCLHGKGGAAPSIDTAMHGLVDAAHVDHLHPDSGIAIATAADGEELTRRIFGDRVAWVPWRRPGFQLGLDIAAIKKDNPQAIGVILGGHGITAWGATSAECQAGALEIIRTAEAFIAEHGKADPFGPVVHETLPEAERHARAAALFPLVRGLASTDRPQVGHYTDSPEVLDFVSRAEHPRLAALGTSCPDHFLRTKVAPLVLDLPPDAPLEQVADRLRELHARYRDDYAAYYARHATEDSPAMRGADPAIVLVPGVGMFSFGANKQTARVAGEFYVNAINVMRGAEALSSYAPIPEAEKFRIEYWELEEAKLRRMPKPKPLATRVALVTGGGSGIGAATARRLAAEGACVVVADRDLAAAEKVAAEIGAGALRQSDVAVAVAVDVTDEEQIAASVRAAVLAFGGVDLVVNNAGLSISKPLLETSAADWDLQHDVMARGSFLVSRETARVMVDQKMGGDIIYISSKNAVFAGPNNVAYGATKADQAHQVRLLAAELGGHGIRVNGINPDGVVRGSGIFAGGWGAKRAAVYGVEEERLGEFYAQRTLLKREVLPEHVAAAVFALTGGDLTHTTGLHVPVDAGVAAAFLR; from the coding sequence ATGACCGCCACTCCACCCGAGGTGGAGCAACTGCTGGAGCGGGCCCACACCCTGGGCTCCGACCCGCGCAACACCAACTACGCGGGCGGCAACGCCTCGGCCAAGGGCACCGTCACCGACCCCGTGACGGCCCGGGACATCGAGCTGATGTGGGTCAAGGGCTCGGGCGGCGACCTGGGCACCCTCACCGAGGCGGGACTGGCCGTGCTGCGGCTGGACCGGATGCGCGCCCTGGTGGACGTCTACCCCGGCGTCGAGCGCGAGGACGAGATGGTCGCCGCGTTCGACTACTGCCTGCACGGCAAGGGCGGCGCCGCGCCGTCCATCGACACCGCCATGCACGGCCTGGTGGACGCCGCGCACGTCGACCACCTGCACCCCGACTCGGGGATCGCGATCGCGACCGCCGCCGACGGCGAGGAGCTGACCCGCCGGATCTTCGGCGACCGGGTGGCGTGGGTGCCGTGGCGGCGTCCCGGGTTCCAGCTGGGCCTGGACATCGCCGCCATCAAGAAGGACAACCCCCAGGCCATCGGGGTGATCCTCGGCGGCCACGGCATCACCGCCTGGGGCGCGACCAGCGCCGAGTGCCAGGCCGGCGCGCTGGAGATCATCCGTACCGCCGAGGCGTTCATCGCCGAGCACGGCAAGGCCGACCCGTTCGGCCCGGTGGTGCACGAGACGCTGCCGGAGGCCGAGCGGCACGCCCGCGCGGCGGCGCTGTTCCCGCTGGTGCGGGGGCTGGCCTCCACCGACCGCCCGCAGGTGGGGCACTACACCGACAGCCCCGAGGTGCTGGACTTCGTCTCCCGCGCCGAGCACCCGAGGCTGGCGGCGCTGGGCACCTCCTGCCCGGACCACTTCCTGCGCACCAAGGTCGCCCCGCTGGTCCTGGACCTGCCGCCGGACGCGCCGCTGGAGCAGGTGGCCGACCGGCTGCGCGAGCTGCACGCCCGGTACCGGGACGACTACGCCGCCTACTACGCCCGGCACGCCACCGAGGACTCCCCGGCGATGCGGGGCGCGGACCCGGCGATCGTGCTGGTCCCCGGCGTGGGCATGTTCAGCTTCGGCGCGAACAAGCAGACCGCGCGGGTCGCCGGCGAGTTCTACGTCAACGCGATCAACGTGATGCGCGGTGCCGAGGCGCTGTCCAGCTACGCGCCCATCCCCGAGGCGGAGAAGTTCCGCATCGAGTACTGGGAGCTGGAGGAGGCCAAGCTCCGCCGGATGCCCAAGCCCAAGCCGCTGGCCACGCGGGTCGCGCTGGTCACCGGCGGCGGCTCGGGCATCGGCGCGGCCACCGCCCGCCGGCTGGCCGCCGAGGGCGCCTGCGTCGTCGTCGCCGACCGCGACCTGGCCGCCGCCGAGAAGGTCGCCGCCGAGATCGGCGCGGGCGCGCTGCGACAGTCGGACGTCGCGGTCGCGGTCGCGGTGGACGTGACCGACGAGGAGCAGATCGCCGCCTCCGTGCGGGCCGCCGTCCTGGCCTTCGGCGGGGTCGACCTGGTGGTCAACAACGCCGGGCTGTCGATCTCCAAGCCGCTGCTGGAGACCTCCGCCGCCGACTGGGACCTCCAGCACGACGTGATGGCGCGCGGCTCGTTCCTGGTGTCCCGGGAGACCGCCCGCGTCATGGTCGACCAGAAGATGGGCGGCGACATCATCTACATCTCCTCCAAGAACGCCGTGTTCGCCGGGCCCAACAACGTCGCCTACGGCGCGACCAAGGCCGACCAGGCCCACCAGGTCCGGCTGCTGGCCGCCGAGCTGGGCGGGCACGGCATCCGGGTCAACGGCATCAACCCCGACGGGGTCGTCCGGGGCTCGGGCATCTTCGCCGGCGGCTGGGGCGCCAAGCGCGCCGCCGTCTACGGCGTGGAGGAGGAGAGGCTCGGCGAGTTCTACGCCCAGCGGACCCTGCTCAAGCGCGAGGTGCTGCCCGAGCACGTCGCCGCCGCCGTCTTCGCCCTCACCGGCGGGGACCTGACCCACACCACCGGGCTGCACGTCCCGGTGGACGCGGGCGTGGCCGCGGCGTTCCTGCGCTGA
- a CDS encoding L-fucose/L-arabinose isomerase family protein has protein sequence MTTNTSPAQIAGTPPPVRVGLVAGGLGAYWPQFPDLLPQLRRSAERVSERMRGLGAEVVDVGFISDAEEGAAAAEKLREAGCDIIVGFLTTYMTATMLVPIAQRSGAPVLLINLQPTESMDHATFDTGQWLAYCGACPLPEMANAFTRCGIPFRSVSGYLEDERAWAKIGRWVRAAGVRAALRRGRHGLMGHLYPGMLDVSTDLTLVSANFGGHVEVLEFDDLRVRVEKVTDAEARAKVEEATATFELADSVNEEDLAWAARVSAGLDHLVEDFGLDSLAYYHRGLDGEIHERLGAGMILGASLLTARGVPAAGEYELRTSLAMLIADRLGAGGSFTELQALDFQRGHVEMGHDGPAHLAISARRPLLRGLGVYHGKRGYGVSVEFDVRHGPVTAFGVIQRRDGRFAFVASEGETVDGPLLQIGNTTSRVDFGCDPGEWVDAWSATGISHHWALGTGHMVADLRALADLMDVELVEVSP, from the coding sequence ATGACCACCAACACCTCACCGGCCCAGATCGCCGGGACGCCGCCCCCGGTACGGGTGGGGCTGGTCGCCGGTGGGCTGGGCGCCTACTGGCCGCAGTTCCCCGACCTGCTGCCGCAGCTGCGGCGGTCGGCCGAGCGGGTGTCGGAACGGATGCGCGGCCTGGGCGCCGAGGTGGTCGACGTCGGCTTCATCTCCGACGCCGAGGAGGGGGCCGCCGCCGCCGAGAAGCTGCGCGAGGCCGGCTGCGACATCATCGTGGGCTTCCTCACCACGTACATGACCGCCACCATGCTGGTGCCGATCGCGCAGCGGTCCGGCGCCCCGGTGCTGCTGATCAACCTGCAGCCGACCGAGTCGATGGACCACGCCACCTTCGACACCGGCCAGTGGCTGGCCTACTGCGGCGCCTGCCCGCTGCCGGAGATGGCCAACGCCTTCACGCGCTGCGGCATCCCGTTCCGTTCGGTGTCGGGTTACCTGGAGGACGAGCGCGCCTGGGCCAAGATCGGCCGCTGGGTGCGGGCCGCCGGGGTACGGGCCGCGCTGCGCCGGGGCCGGCACGGCCTGATGGGCCACCTCTACCCGGGAATGCTCGACGTCTCCACCGACCTGACGCTCGTCAGCGCCAACTTCGGCGGGCACGTGGAGGTGCTGGAGTTCGACGACCTGCGGGTCCGGGTGGAGAAGGTCACCGACGCCGAGGCCAGGGCCAAGGTGGAGGAGGCCACCGCCACCTTCGAGCTGGCCGACTCGGTCAACGAGGAGGACCTGGCCTGGGCGGCGCGCGTCTCGGCCGGGCTGGACCACCTCGTGGAGGACTTCGGGCTGGACAGCCTCGCCTACTACCACCGCGGGCTGGACGGGGAGATCCACGAGCGGCTGGGCGCCGGGATGATCCTCGGCGCCTCGCTGCTCACCGCGCGCGGCGTCCCGGCGGCGGGGGAGTACGAGCTGCGCACCTCGCTGGCCATGCTGATCGCCGACCGGCTGGGCGCGGGCGGCTCGTTCACCGAGCTGCAGGCGCTGGACTTCCAGCGCGGCCACGTGGAGATGGGCCACGACGGTCCCGCCCACCTGGCGATCAGCGCGCGCCGCCCGCTGCTGCGCGGGCTGGGCGTCTACCACGGCAAGCGCGGGTACGGCGTGTCGGTCGAGTTCGACGTCAGGCACGGGCCGGTCACCGCGTTCGGCGTCATCCAGCGCCGCGACGGGCGGTTCGCGTTCGTCGCCTCCGAGGGGGAGACCGTCGACGGCCCGCTGCTGCAGATCGGCAACACCACCTCGCGGGTGGACTTCGGCTGCGACCCCGGCGAGTGGGTGGACGCCTGGAGCGCCACCGGCATCTCCCACCACTGGGCCCTCGGCACCGGCCACATGGTCGCCGACCTGAGGGCGCTGGCCGACCTGATGGACGTCGAACTGGTCGAGGTGAGCCCCTGA
- a CDS encoding family 78 glycoside hydrolase catalytic domain: MTSPRPRRALLASLTAAALLVPVVAAPGTSGAAVTAAGHAPQAPVQLSVGDRARPLNVEGTPLFGWRPRDVDPGEIQSAYRIVVRTDPATGGGGGETVWDSGKVASGRQEYVPYAGPALEPGAAYTWTVRTWDRTGRASAWSRPASFEIGLRDQDWQASWIRRTTAEADDYTLARKDITVGPSPVVRARVHIAASHQYALHLNGEVVDRGPAFNYADDGYYRTVDVTSRLRAGRPATLGALYHWYGGGQGRPKGEPGLLVRLVVDHADGSRQVVVSDATWQVSRAHWKQAPRRNGDGGDWVEDIDGTAEQRGWDRPGFDASGWQPAQVAGQHPTPVFTRLRGQETGLSYRTVRPEKVTRLESGALVADFGKVIPAVPVVRFRDGQAGRHVDMDAGYVVKEDGSVSRSKSDNQNTDLSYGYTQRDGDQTFRAFTYEGFRYFEIAPGAGVEPEDISAVVQHTDVDLARTARLKTSDAGVDAVYDLMRRSALYGSQSQFLDTPTREKGQFLGDAADISLATMAAYGERRLTRQAIREFIASQSRYWPDGRLNAVYPNGDGKRDIPDYTQMFPGWVMDYYQQSGDTATLAEAYPVMNAVAGYVRRHVDAGTGLVTDLTGGSGAYRYGIIDWPATMRYGHDMDTAARTVINILGVDVFEASARAAEALGKADEAATLRAEARTLTGAINARLRRPADGIYIDGLKGDGAQSTHASQIANAYALAYGVAPAADRDRVRAYTAGLGMRMGPFTAHRLMAALAERPDDFVTRLTDAEGPGWGNILARGGTFTWESWDAPETGQSHSHPWGATALVDVNRTLLGATVTAPAGAAVRVRPPATGLDRASGTLPLQRGDLRVDWRRGGGGFSLTAEVPVNVRAEVHVPARSSDEVRVTGQARFLGMRDGHAVYETGSGRVSFHRR, translated from the coding sequence ATGACCTCCCCCCGACCTCGCCGCGCCCTGCTCGCCTCCCTCACGGCCGCGGCCCTGCTGGTCCCCGTCGTGGCGGCGCCCGGCACGTCCGGCGCGGCGGTGACCGCCGCCGGGCACGCCCCGCAGGCCCCCGTCCAGCTGTCCGTCGGCGACCGCGCCCGCCCCCTGAACGTGGAGGGGACGCCCCTGTTCGGATGGCGGCCCCGCGACGTCGACCCCGGCGAGATCCAGTCGGCCTACCGCATCGTCGTGCGCACCGACCCCGCCACGGGCGGCGGCGGGGGCGAGACGGTCTGGGACAGCGGCAAGGTGGCCTCCGGCCGGCAGGAGTACGTGCCGTACGCGGGTCCCGCGCTGGAGCCCGGCGCCGCCTACACCTGGACGGTCCGCACCTGGGACCGCACGGGCCGGGCGTCGGCGTGGTCGCGGCCCGCCTCGTTCGAGATCGGCCTGCGCGACCAGGACTGGCAGGCGAGCTGGATCCGCCGGACCACCGCCGAGGCCGACGACTACACCCTCGCCCGCAAGGACATCACCGTCGGCCCGTCGCCGGTCGTGCGGGCCCGGGTCCACATCGCCGCGAGCCACCAGTACGCCCTGCACCTCAACGGGGAGGTCGTCGACCGGGGCCCCGCGTTCAACTACGCCGACGACGGCTACTACCGCACGGTCGACGTGACCTCCAGGCTCCGCGCCGGGCGGCCGGCCACGCTCGGCGCCCTCTACCACTGGTACGGCGGCGGGCAGGGCCGTCCCAAGGGCGAGCCGGGACTGCTCGTGCGGCTGGTCGTCGACCACGCCGACGGCAGCCGCCAGGTCGTCGTCAGCGACGCCACCTGGCAGGTGTCGCGGGCGCACTGGAAGCAGGCGCCGCGGCGCAACGGCGACGGCGGCGACTGGGTCGAGGACATCGACGGCACGGCCGAGCAGCGCGGCTGGGACCGGCCCGGCTTCGACGCCTCCGGCTGGCAGCCCGCGCAGGTCGCCGGGCAGCACCCGACGCCCGTCTTCACGAGGCTGCGCGGCCAGGAGACCGGGCTGTCCTACCGCACCGTCCGCCCGGAGAAGGTCACCCGGCTGGAGTCCGGCGCGCTGGTCGCCGACTTCGGCAAGGTCATCCCGGCCGTCCCGGTCGTGCGGTTCCGCGACGGGCAGGCCGGACGGCACGTGGACATGGACGCCGGGTACGTCGTCAAGGAGGACGGGTCGGTCTCCCGTTCCAAGAGCGACAACCAGAACACCGACCTCAGCTACGGGTACACCCAGCGCGACGGCGACCAGACCTTCCGCGCCTTCACCTACGAGGGCTTCCGCTACTTCGAGATCGCGCCCGGCGCCGGGGTGGAGCCGGAGGACATCTCCGCGGTCGTCCAGCACACCGACGTCGACCTGGCGCGCACCGCGCGGCTGAAGACGTCCGACGCCGGGGTGGACGCCGTCTACGACCTCATGAGGCGGTCGGCGCTGTACGGCTCGCAGAGCCAGTTCCTGGACACCCCGACCAGGGAGAAGGGCCAGTTCCTCGGCGACGCGGCCGACATCTCGCTGGCGACCATGGCCGCCTACGGCGAGCGCCGGCTGACCCGCCAGGCGATCCGGGAGTTCATCGCCTCGCAGTCCCGGTACTGGCCGGACGGGCGCCTCAACGCCGTCTACCCCAACGGCGACGGCAAGCGGGACATCCCCGACTACACCCAGATGTTCCCGGGCTGGGTCATGGACTACTACCAGCAGTCCGGGGACACCGCGACGCTGGCCGAGGCGTACCCGGTGATGAACGCCGTGGCGGGCTACGTGCGCCGGCACGTCGACGCCGGCACCGGCCTGGTGACCGACCTGACCGGCGGGTCCGGCGCGTACCGCTACGGGATCATCGACTGGCCCGCGACCATGCGCTACGGGCACGACATGGACACCGCCGCCCGCACCGTGATCAACATCCTGGGCGTGGACGTGTTCGAGGCGTCCGCCCGCGCGGCCGAGGCCCTGGGCAAGGCGGACGAGGCCGCCACGCTGCGCGCCGAGGCGCGGACCCTGACCGGCGCGATCAACGCCCGGCTGCGCCGCCCCGCCGACGGGATCTACATCGACGGGCTCAAGGGCGACGGCGCGCAGAGCACGCACGCCTCCCAGATCGCCAACGCCTACGCGCTGGCCTACGGCGTCGCCCCGGCCGCCGACCGGGACCGCGTCCGCGCCTACACCGCCGGGCTCGGCATGCGGATGGGCCCGTTCACCGCGCACCGCCTGATGGCCGCGCTCGCCGAACGGCCGGACGACTTCGTGACCCGCCTCACCGACGCCGAGGGCCCGGGCTGGGGCAACATCCTCGCCCGCGGCGGCACCTTCACCTGGGAGTCCTGGGACGCCCCCGAGACCGGGCAGAGCCACTCGCACCCCTGGGGCGCCACCGCGCTCGTGGACGTCAACCGGACGCTGCTCGGCGCGACCGTGACCGCCCCGGCGGGCGCCGCGGTCCGGGTGCGCCCGCCGGCCA